GCATTTACGCATTTAACGGCGCAAATATCGAGATCATTGGCTCGTTTAAAGATCGCTTCCCAAACGCAAATATCTACGCTTTAAATGTAAACTATCGCTCAAGCTCAAGCATACTTGCCCTTGCAAATAAAGTCATCAACAATAACCCAAGGCTTTATGAAAAGCACCTAACCGTAAGCCGCGAGGGAAATTTCAAGCCTCCAAGACTGCTTGTTTATAACGAGCTTTTTGATCAGTATCAAAACATCGCTGATATCATCTCGCTTTCGCCATTTAACAGAGAAAACATCGCCATCATCTTTAGAAACAACTCATCAGCTGACGGCATCGAGGTCGCGCTAAAAGAGCGAGGCATCAGCTCAAAGCGAAAGGGTGGAGTGAGCTTTTTTGAGAGCCGTGAGATCAAGGCGCTCATCGACATAATGGGAATTTATGTCAATCCAAAAGATATAATGGCATTTATCCACATCTGCGAATACGCAAAGGGTGTTGGTAGCGCAGTTAGCAAAGAAATTTTTGATGCACTACTTAAGCTTGGGCATGGAAATTTGATAAAAGGGATAGTTGAGCCAGACGAGAGTGCAAATATCTCATCAAATAAAAGGCGAAACTACCAGCTGGGACTTTTTGACGACCTTGACGAATTTGCCGAGGTTTCAAGGTTTTCTAAGCTTGGCTTTAGCGATAAATTCCTAGGCCATCCAGTGCTAAAACTACAAAAGCTAAGCGAGAGTGGGGCGCAGTTTTTATATGAAATTTACAACTTTTTAAGAGGCATGAGAAATATCTCAAAGCCAGCCACGATGATAAATGAGATAAAAACTAGCAAAATTTACTCGCTAATCGTCGAAAACATCAGCACAAAAAGGGCAACTCTAAAAAATGGCAACGTCGATCTAGCTCTAAAAGAAGAGGTCAAAGAGCGCATAATGGCAAAGAGCGTGGTGCTAAGCGAGCTAGCTAAAAAATATCAAGACATCAGTAAATTTTACAACTTCTTAGCCCTTGGAAGCAACGAAATGAGCGAAGGGCAGGGCGTTAGCTTGCTTAGCGTGCATGCGAGCAAGGGGCTTGAGTTTGACCAAGTCTTTATCGTCGATCTCGCGCAAAACCGCTTTCCAAATTTAAAACTAATGAGCATGGGTGGCAGCCTAGAAGAGGAGAGGCGACTCTTTTACGTAGCAGTGACCAGAGCAAAAGATGAGCTATATCTAAGTTATGCAAAATACGACAAGATAAAGAAGGTGAATTATCAGCCAAGTAGGTTTTTGATAGAGGCTGGCATGGCAAAAGAGGAAGTTTAAAGAGAATTTTAATCTTATTAAGTAAAATTGACTAATTTTTTACAAAGAGAAGCAATGAAAAAATCTAAAATTTTAATAATCCTGCTTATTTTAGGCGTCGGTGGATACTTTATCTATGATAAATTTTTTAAGATAAAAGATGAAAAGGTGGAGTTTATCACCAAAAAGGCAAAGAAAGGTTCATTTAGCAAAAAAGTCGATGCGACTGGAGAAATTTTCGCTACCGAGCTAGTTGATGTGGGTGCGCAGGTGAGCGGCCAGATAAAAAAGCTCTACGTTAAGCTTGGAGATCAGGTCAAAAAGGGCGATATGATCGCAAGTATCGATAGCTCGACCCAGCAAAATAACATCGATAATAAAGAGGCGCAACTAGCTATCTACAAAGCTCAGCTTGAAAGCGCAAAAGTGGCTCTAAATATCGCTAAAACGCAGTTTGATAGAGAAAATGCACTCTTTGCTAAAAACGCCACTTCAAAGCAAGAATTTGAAAGCGCAAAAAACACTTTTAGCTCAAATAGTGCCAAGATAAAGGAGCTCGAGGCTCAGATCAAGCAGACAAATATCGAGCTAAGCACCGCTAAGATAAATTTAGGCTACACAAAGATCACCGCTCCAAGAGATGGCATAATAGTAAGCGTGCAGGTCGAAGAGGGACAAACCGTAAATGCCAATCAAACTACGCCAACCATCGTAAAGATCGCAGATCTTGCCTATGTCAAGATGAAGATGCAAATAGCCGAGGGCGACATCACAAAGATAAAAGTTGGCACGCCAGTTGAATACTCGATCCTCTCTGAGCCAACGAAAAAATTTCAAACGACGGTTAGCTCAATCGACCCTGGCTTAACGACATTAAGCGATGGTAGCTACGGCTCTAGCAGTAGTAGCAAATCCACAAGCTCAAGCACTTCAAGCAACTCAGCTGTTTATTATTATGCTCAAAGCATAGTTGAAAATAAAGATAAAATTTTAAGAATAGGCATGACAACACAAAATGAGCTTTTAATAGCAAATGTAAAGGACGCTATCATCGTACCAAGCATCGGCATCAAAAAAGATGAAAACGGCACTTTTGTCTATATTTTAAAAGACGGCAAAGCGGTAAAAACAGCGGTCAAAACTGGCATAAAAGACAACCTTGATACGCAGATCATTAGCGGCGTGAAAGATGGCGACGAGATCATCACATCACAAGGCTCAGCAAGCGAGATAGCCAAGATGATCGAAAAAGAAAATAAGAAGTTTTAAGTGATAAGCCTAAAAAATATCACAAAAAGCTTTAAGCTTGGCGATAATGAGATAGAAATTCTTCATGGCATAAATTTAGAGATAAAAAAGGGCGAATTTATAGCCATTATCGGTCAGTCTGGCTCTGGCAAATCAACGCTTATGAATATCCTTGGCTGCTTAGATAGCCCAAGTGGCGGACAGTACTTGCTAGATGGCAAAGATATATCAAAATTTGATAGTGACGCACTTGCTAAGCTTAGACGAGATAAATTTGGCTTTATCTTTCAAAGATATAACCTTCTTAGCACAATGAATGCTCTTGAAAACGTCGCACTTCCAAGCATTTACGCAGGGGCAAATAAGAGCGACCGAGAAAAAAGAGGAATGGAGATTTTAGACTCTCTTGGCCTTAGCGAAAAGGCTAAAAATTTACCAAATAAACTCTCAGGCGGACAGCAGCAAAGGGTCTCCATAGCAAGGGCGCTGATGAATGGTGGCGAGATCATCTTGGCTGATGAGCCAACAGGCGCGCTTGATAGCAAAAGTGGTCTAAGAGTGATGGAAATTTTAGTGGATCTTTACAAAAAAGGTCACACCATCATCATCGTCACGCACGACCCAAAGATCGCCGAGTACGCGAGTAGAGTGATCGAGATAAAAGATGGCAACATCGTAAGTGATAATATAAAAAATAGTGAAATTTTTGAGGCCACAAAGCAAACTCAGCCAGAAAAAAGTAAATTTACCTACTATAAAGATCAGCTAATTGAAAGCTTTAAAATGTCGGTAAATGCGATGCTAGCTCATAAATTAAGATCGCTTCTTACTATGCTTGGCATTATAATTGGCATCACGGCGGTCATTAGCGTCGTAGCTCTTGGCAAAGGCTCACAGGAGCAAATTTTAGCTGGCATTAGAAAGATCGGCACAAATACGATCGATATAATGCCAGGAAAAGGCTTTGGCGATATGCTCTCAGGCAGGGTAAAAACGCTCTCTATAAGTGACGCAAATATGCTCTCAAAGCAGTCGTTTCTTGACTCAGTCACTCCAAATACAAGTACTTCAGGCGTACTAACATATGAAAATATCTCCTTAACAGCGACACTAAAAGGCGGTGGAGTAGGGAGCTTTGACGTAAATGGACTAAAGCTAGAAGAGGGTAGAATTTATGATGATGACGAGGTTTTAA
This genomic interval from Campylobacter concisus contains the following:
- a CDS encoding ATP-dependent helicase, with the translated sequence MPLSRLNKEQYTAATAPFGHNLIIASAGTGKTSTIVARIAHLLNLGVAPDKILLLTFTNKAASEMIERLNRYFDKSVTSKITAGTFHSVSFSLLKSLDKGVTLKQPSELKTLLKSLVERRKFYHLSDVKPYGGAYLYDLYSLFQNSEQGTTFGKWISDKSEEQGVYAEIYEDVLEEFEAEKAKFAYADFNDLLIKIRDELKKGANLAYDEILIDEYQDTNTLQGSLIDAFATKSLFCVGDFDQSIYAFNGANIEIIGSFKDRFPNANIYALNVNYRSSSSILALANKVINNNPRLYEKHLTVSREGNFKPPRLLVYNELFDQYQNIADIISLSPFNRENIAIIFRNNSSADGIEVALKERGISSKRKGGVSFFESREIKALIDIMGIYVNPKDIMAFIHICEYAKGVGSAVSKEIFDALLKLGHGNLIKGIVEPDESANISSNKRRNYQLGLFDDLDEFAEVSRFSKLGFSDKFLGHPVLKLQKLSESGAQFLYEIYNFLRGMRNISKPATMINEIKTSKIYSLIVENISTKRATLKNGNVDLALKEEVKERIMAKSVVLSELAKKYQDISKFYNFLALGSNEMSEGQGVSLLSVHASKGLEFDQVFIVDLAQNRFPNLKLMSMGGSLEEERRLFYVAVTRAKDELYLSYAKYDKIKKVNYQPSRFLIEAGMAKEEV
- a CDS encoding efflux RND transporter periplasmic adaptor subunit, translated to MKKSKILIILLILGVGGYFIYDKFFKIKDEKVEFITKKAKKGSFSKKVDATGEIFATELVDVGAQVSGQIKKLYVKLGDQVKKGDMIASIDSSTQQNNIDNKEAQLAIYKAQLESAKVALNIAKTQFDRENALFAKNATSKQEFESAKNTFSSNSAKIKELEAQIKQTNIELSTAKINLGYTKITAPRDGIIVSVQVEEGQTVNANQTTPTIVKIADLAYVKMKMQIAEGDITKIKVGTPVEYSILSEPTKKFQTTVSSIDPGLTTLSDGSYGSSSSSKSTSSSTSSNSAVYYYAQSIVENKDKILRIGMTTQNELLIANVKDAIIVPSIGIKKDENGTFVYILKDGKAVKTAVKTGIKDNLDTQIISGVKDGDEIITSQGSASEIAKMIEKENKKF
- a CDS encoding MacB family efflux pump subunit, with the protein product MISLKNITKSFKLGDNEIEILHGINLEIKKGEFIAIIGQSGSGKSTLMNILGCLDSPSGGQYLLDGKDISKFDSDALAKLRRDKFGFIFQRYNLLSTMNALENVALPSIYAGANKSDREKRGMEILDSLGLSEKAKNLPNKLSGGQQQRVSIARALMNGGEIILADEPTGALDSKSGLRVMEILVDLYKKGHTIIIVTHDPKIAEYASRVIEIKDGNIVSDNIKNSEIFEATKQTQPEKSKFTYYKDQLIESFKMSVNAMLAHKLRSLLTMLGIIIGITAVISVVALGKGSQEQILAGIRKIGTNTIDIMPGKGFGDMLSGRVKTLSISDANMLSKQSFLDSVTPNTSTSGVLTYENISLTATLKGGGVGSFDVNGLKLEEGRIYDDDEVLNSDSVALIDQNTKNSIFKNDDPIGKIILFNKKPLRIIGVLQKDDFKMGDASTLKIYAPYTTVLNKVTGDKFISSITAKVNEGVNAQIAEKSISELLEIKHGKKDFFTRNSDSIKQTIEETISTMRLLISSIAVVSLVVGGIGVMNIMLVSVTERTKEIGIKMAIGARQSNILQQFLIEAVLLCLIGGAIGIGFSYAIGYIFNNFLDGFSMIFSNGSIILALVTSMAIGIIFGYMPAKNASKLNPIDALSRE